In one window of Cytophagaceae bacterium ABcell3 DNA:
- the nuoB gene encoding NADH-quinone oxidoreductase subunit NuoB yields MKDINNITGEKTGQGGIVVTRLDDLVNWARLSSLWPMGFGIACCAIEMMSAYASGYDLDRFGIFPRGSPRQSDVMIVAGTVTFKMAARIRRLYDQMPEPRYVISMGSCSNCGGPYWDHGYHVVKGVDRIIPVDIYVPGCPPRPEALIGGFLKLQEKIRQEKSVKAPEALQRLLAKKEKQNS; encoded by the coding sequence ATGAAAGATATAAATAACATCACCGGCGAAAAAACCGGACAAGGCGGCATAGTCGTCACGCGGCTCGACGACCTCGTCAACTGGGCAAGGCTTTCCTCCCTGTGGCCTATGGGTTTTGGCATTGCCTGCTGCGCCATTGAAATGATGTCTGCCTACGCCTCAGGCTACGACCTTGATAGGTTTGGCATCTTTCCAAGAGGCTCACCGCGCCAGTCAGACGTCATGATAGTCGCCGGAACCGTCACCTTCAAAATGGCCGCACGTATACGCCGGCTTTACGATCAGATGCCCGAGCCAAGGTACGTCATTTCCATGGGCTCATGCTCCAACTGCGGTGGCCCCTACTGGGACCACGGATACCATGTGGTGAAAGGCGTAGACCGGATTATTCCGGTTGACATTTACGTACCCGGCTGTCCGCCACGACCGGAAGCACTTATCGGGGGCTTCCTGAAACTTCAAGAAAAAATCAGGCAGGAAAAATCTGTAAAAGCACCCGAAGCCCTGCAACGACTGCTGGCTAAAAAAGAAAAACAGAATTCGTAA
- a CDS encoding GNAT family N-acetyltransferase: protein MNNFQKLSPESLNEATRLFIKVFNDSPWSESWNEISAYAKLHQLYSTPGFSGYGMYDKEQLIGFCAGYKEIWDQGQNFYLLEFCISNGLQGKGLGSELLAFLELKLKEEGICNIYLLTMRNGVAEKFYKKNGYQVNQQIVLMDKKL, encoded by the coding sequence TTGAACAACTTCCAAAAGCTCTCACCAGAAAGTCTAAACGAAGCCACAAGGCTTTTCATAAAAGTTTTTAACGATAGTCCATGGAGCGAATCTTGGAACGAAATATCGGCCTATGCAAAGTTGCACCAGCTTTACTCTACTCCGGGATTCTCTGGTTATGGAATGTATGACAAAGAACAGCTCATCGGTTTTTGTGCAGGATATAAAGAGATATGGGACCAAGGGCAAAACTTCTACCTACTGGAGTTTTGCATTAGCAACGGTTTACAAGGCAAAGGTCTAGGTTCTGAACTTCTTGCATTCCTTGAGCTTAAGTTAAAGGAAGAAGGTATCTGCAATATCTATTTGTTAACCATGCGTAATGGTGTGGCTGAGAAGTTTTATAAAAAAAACGGATACCAAGTAAATCAGCAAATTGTTTTAATGGACAAGAAGCTATGA
- a CDS encoding NADH-quinone oxidoreductase subunit C, with translation MTFQEIKELLIQECGEDAITDEVQGKQPQLVIPASKLLEVCQVLHAHENTYFDFLSCITGLDNGPEKGTMEVIYHLYSVPFNHHMVLKVILQRNNTEEVPIPAVPSLCNIWKTANWHERETWDLLGIRFEGHPDHRRILLPDDWQGFPLRKDYKLQDYYQGIKTVY, from the coding sequence TTGACATTTCAGGAAATAAAAGAACTACTCATACAGGAATGTGGCGAAGACGCCATAACAGACGAAGTACAGGGCAAGCAGCCCCAACTGGTTATCCCGGCCTCAAAACTCCTTGAAGTCTGTCAAGTGCTCCATGCCCATGAAAACACCTACTTCGACTTCCTGTCCTGCATCACCGGCCTGGACAACGGACCGGAAAAAGGCACCATGGAAGTCATCTATCACCTGTATTCGGTGCCGTTCAACCACCACATGGTGCTGAAAGTCATCCTGCAGCGTAACAATACAGAGGAAGTCCCGATTCCTGCCGTGCCAAGCCTCTGCAACATCTGGAAAACGGCCAACTGGCACGAGCGCGAAACATGGGACCTGCTGGGCATCCGTTTTGAAGGCCACCCCGACCACCGCCGTATACTTCTTCCAGACGACTGGCAGGGATTTCCTCTGCGCAAGGACTATAAACTGCAGGATTATTATCAGGGAATCAAAACCGTTTACTGA
- a CDS encoding 3-oxoacyl-ACP synthase, with protein sequence MDYLAIKKQLHSKCKEQAQQRLDNIQKSVNAVQDAANLETRSTAGDKYDTSRSMMHLEQEKLAKQLSDAKASFQAIDQLDPNKTYDKVTHGSLAITTGGNLYFSVSIGKVDLEGETYFALSGAAPLANVLMGLKVGETGVFNGKKYKVLAVV encoded by the coding sequence GTGGATTATTTAGCAATTAAAAAACAGTTGCATAGTAAGTGTAAGGAGCAGGCACAGCAGCGGTTGGATAATATTCAAAAATCGGTAAACGCCGTTCAAGATGCCGCTAATCTGGAAACAAGGAGCACCGCTGGCGATAAGTACGATACCAGCAGGTCTATGATGCATTTGGAGCAGGAGAAATTGGCCAAACAGCTATCAGATGCTAAAGCGTCTTTTCAGGCTATTGATCAATTAGACCCTAATAAGACCTATGATAAAGTGACACATGGAAGCCTTGCCATAACGACAGGAGGGAACCTTTACTTTTCTGTTAGTATAGGTAAGGTTGATTTGGAAGGTGAGACATACTTTGCATTGTCTGGCGCAGCTCCTTTGGCTAATGTCCTTATGGGTTTAAAGGTCGGAGAAACAGGTGTTTTTAACGGTAAAAAATACAAAGTTCTAGCTGTCGTTTAA
- a CDS encoding NADH-quinone oxidoreductase subunit D, which yields MPTDQIQYIYKEENFRNSEPNYFKEEDLKEGEMIINIGPQHPSTHGVLRLEVLTDGEIVKEIIPHMGYLHRCFEKHAENLPYNQTIPFVDRMDYLAAMNSEHIYCMGVEQLMGMEDKIPPRIEYIRVLVAELNRIASHFVAVGTYGLDIGAFTPFLWLMRDREHINRMLEWVSGARMLYNYIWVGGLFYDLPVGFEEKCQEFSSYLKPKLQELQKIIIENKIFIQRTANVGVLPLDLALNYGISGPMLRGSGLRYDLRRVDGYSVYPELEFDIPIGKGEMGTTGDCWDRAYVRVMECYESLRIIDQCLEKLLGEHKRTRDFNPQALVPKKIRPKAMDLYVRGESPKGELGFFFRSTGTYDLPFRCKGRSPCFVNLSVISEIAKGTMIADLVAILGSIDIVMGEIDR from the coding sequence ATGCCTACCGACCAGATTCAATACATATATAAGGAAGAAAACTTCCGCAATTCGGAGCCCAACTACTTTAAGGAAGAAGACCTCAAAGAAGGTGAGATGATTATCAACATCGGCCCCCAGCACCCCTCCACACACGGCGTGCTGAGGCTCGAAGTCCTCACCGATGGCGAAATAGTAAAGGAAATCATTCCGCACATGGGCTACCTGCACCGCTGTTTCGAAAAACATGCCGAGAACCTGCCCTACAACCAGACCATCCCTTTCGTTGACCGGATGGACTACCTCGCGGCCATGAACTCCGAGCATATCTATTGTATGGGCGTGGAGCAGCTCATGGGCATGGAAGACAAAATCCCGCCAAGGATAGAATACATCCGCGTACTGGTGGCCGAACTAAACCGCATTGCTTCACACTTTGTGGCAGTCGGCACCTATGGCCTTGACATCGGTGCTTTCACCCCTTTCCTGTGGCTTATGCGCGACCGCGAGCACATCAACCGCATGCTTGAGTGGGTTTCCGGCGCCCGAATGCTCTACAACTACATCTGGGTAGGAGGCCTCTTCTACGACCTGCCGGTAGGCTTTGAGGAAAAATGTCAGGAATTTTCCAGCTACCTGAAGCCAAAACTACAGGAGCTGCAAAAAATCATTATCGAAAATAAAATCTTCATACAGCGTACCGCCAATGTAGGCGTGCTGCCCCTCGACCTTGCCCTGAACTATGGCATCTCCGGCCCCATGCTTCGTGGCTCCGGCCTCCGTTATGACCTGCGTCGGGTAGACGGTTATTCCGTATATCCCGAACTCGAATTTGACATACCCATAGGAAAAGGTGAAATGGGCACCACCGGCGACTGCTGGGACAGGGCATACGTCCGTGTCATGGAGTGTTACGAGTCCCTGCGCATCATAGACCAGTGCCTCGAAAAGCTCCTCGGCGAGCACAAGCGCACCCGCGACTTCAACCCTCAGGCACTTGTACCAAAAAAAATCCGCCCCAAAGCCATGGATTTATACGTCCGCGGCGAATCACCCAAAGGCGAGCTTGGCTTCTTCTTCCGCAGCACCGGCACCTACGACCTGCCATTCCGCTGCAAAGGCCGCAGCCCATGCTTTGTCAACCTTTCCGTCATTTCCGAAATTGCCAAAGGCACCATGATAGCCGACCTCGTGGCCATATTAGGTTCCATAGACATTGTAATGGGGGAAATAGACCGGTAG
- a CDS encoding NADH-quinone oxidoreductase subunit A, which produces MENEQISEFGNVLLFIIGGFLFVLISMAVSRMLSPSKPDPEKLQPYECGEEAIGNPWVQFNTRFYVIALIFLLFEVEIVFLFPWSVVFGQKELIEGTGGLWGWFALGEVFIFALILALGLAYAWVKGHLDWIIPQPEKKEYKSPVPRRLYDELNERYK; this is translated from the coding sequence TTGGAAAACGAACAAATTTCAGAATTTGGCAACGTCCTGCTGTTCATCATCGGCGGTTTCCTCTTCGTATTGATATCCATGGCCGTTTCCCGTATGCTGAGCCCTTCAAAGCCAGACCCGGAAAAACTACAGCCATACGAATGCGGCGAAGAAGCCATAGGCAACCCATGGGTACAGTTCAACACAAGATTTTACGTTATAGCACTAATATTCCTGCTTTTTGAGGTAGAAATAGTCTTTCTCTTTCCATGGTCAGTAGTCTTTGGTCAGAAAGAACTTATAGAAGGAACCGGCGGATTGTGGGGCTGGTTTGCCTTGGGAGAAGTCTTCATCTTTGCCCTCATACTTGCCCTCGGACTTGCCTATGCATGGGTAAAAGGACATCTCGACTGGATAATTCCACAGCCCGAAAAGAAAGAATACAAATCGCCTGTACCACGCAGACTGTACGACGAACTTAATGAAAGATATAAATAA